Proteins encoded within one genomic window of Pectobacterium araliae:
- a CDS encoding ABC transporter permease, with product MTNVSYSKITTFPASSPPLRKPVAVLTIVALVLSLLGFVPLGFVIGVSIDTGWETARALLFRPRVGELLANTVLLVVLTLPICTVLGVLLAWLTERTTLPARRLWSLLLTAPLAIPAFVQSYAWISAAPSLHGLPAGVFLSVVAYLPFIYLPCAAMLRRLNPALEDVAATLGVPPVTVFFRVVLPQLKLAIGGGLLLIALHLLAEYGLFAMIRFDTFTTAIFDQFQSTFNGPAANMLAGVLALLCLFLLCADARMRGVTRYAHVGSGAPQVVTPIPLSPRSLALALLLLTTLVLLTLGVPFITLFRWLGFGGWEVWLRRELFDAFRQTMTLALGGAALTTLATIPMAWLTIRHPNRLYRFLEGCNYITSSLPGIVVALALVTTTIHITRPLYQTEFTVLLAYLLMFMPRAMVNLRAGIAQAPVELEQVAASLGRSPLRTLMTVTIRLAAPGVATGATLVFLAIVNELTATLLLAPNGTRTLATGFWALTSEIDYPAAAPYALILILLSLPWTWFLYTQSQKMAGL from the coding sequence ATGACAAACGTTAGCTACAGCAAAATAACCACCTTTCCCGCATCCTCTCCGCCATTACGTAAACCTGTCGCGGTGCTCACGATCGTCGCTTTAGTGTTATCCCTATTGGGCTTCGTTCCGCTGGGCTTTGTGATTGGCGTCAGTATTGATACCGGCTGGGAAACGGCTCGTGCTCTGTTATTCCGTCCACGCGTCGGCGAACTCCTGGCAAATACCGTACTGCTGGTTGTCCTGACGCTACCGATTTGTACGGTGCTGGGCGTACTGTTGGCCTGGCTGACGGAACGGACTACTCTGCCTGCCCGACGCCTGTGGTCACTGCTGCTCACTGCCCCGCTGGCGATCCCCGCGTTCGTACAAAGCTACGCCTGGATCAGCGCTGCGCCCAGCCTGCATGGCCTTCCGGCTGGCGTATTTTTATCCGTCGTCGCTTACTTACCGTTTATTTATTTACCCTGCGCCGCGATGCTACGGCGTCTTAACCCGGCGCTGGAAGATGTCGCCGCCACACTGGGCGTGCCTCCCGTTACCGTATTTTTCCGCGTGGTGTTGCCGCAGCTAAAACTGGCTATTGGCGGCGGGCTGCTGCTGATTGCCCTGCACCTGCTGGCGGAGTATGGCCTGTTCGCGATGATCCGCTTCGATACCTTTACTACCGCAATTTTCGATCAGTTTCAGTCAACGTTTAATGGTCCGGCGGCCAACATGCTAGCCGGCGTGCTGGCGTTGCTGTGTCTGTTTCTGCTGTGTGCGGATGCCCGCATGCGAGGTGTCACGCGCTATGCGCATGTGGGGTCTGGCGCGCCGCAGGTTGTTACACCGATACCTTTGTCGCCGCGTTCTCTCGCGCTGGCGCTACTGTTGCTGACAACGCTCGTGCTGCTAACGCTCGGCGTACCTTTTATTACACTATTTCGCTGGCTAGGGTTTGGCGGCTGGGAAGTGTGGCTACGCCGTGAACTGTTTGATGCCTTTAGGCAGACCATGACGCTGGCGCTGGGCGGTGCTGCACTCACGACGCTGGCGACGATCCCGATGGCCTGGCTGACCATTCGTCACCCCAATCGCCTGTATCGATTTTTGGAAGGATGCAATTACATTACCAGTTCTCTGCCAGGCATCGTCGTCGCACTGGCGCTGGTGACCACCACCATTCACATCACCAGGCCGCTCTATCAGACCGAGTTTACCGTGCTGTTAGCTTATCTGTTGATGTTCATGCCACGGGCGATGGTTAATCTGCGCGCTGGCATCGCACAGGCACCAGTAGAGTTGGAACAGGTTGCTGCCAGCCTGGGTCGCTCCCCTTTGCGGACGTTAATGACCGTGACCATCCGGCTGGCTGCGCCCGGCGTCGCGACGGGGGCAACGCTCGTGTTTCTGGCGATCGTCAATGAGTTAACCGCCACGCTGTTGCTGGCACCGAACGGCACACGCACGCTGGCGACCGGATTTTGGGCGCTCACCAGTGAGATCGATTATCCTGCGGCGGCACCCTATGCACTTATTCTGATCTTACTGTCACTACCGTGGACCTGGTTTCTCTACACGCAATCACAAAAAATGGCGGGGCTGTAA
- a CDS encoding ABC transporter ATP-binding protein: protein MLELHRVSKSFNGRTVLSDIRLTLENSRRTAIVGPSGSGKTTLLRLIAGFEKPDTGVITLNGQTLCDNGLSIPGHQRGIGYVPQDGALFPHLCIADNIAFGLKGTKAEKQKRVDELMALVSLPTHLQRHSPHEISGGQQQRVALARALAQRPALMLLDEPFSALDTGLRAATRKTVMDVLQQANVASILVTHDQGEALSFADRVVVMRDGQLSQSGSPWTLYHQPNSEDIATFLGETLILDAQIDNGQADCLLGRITVDHPAVSGRARIMLRPEQITLQDTETTGTTPIRATIRNVEFSGFVSTLTLCIHNAEADVIELKTVSHAAFTLGQQVSLSVTGAAHVFSQ from the coding sequence ATGTTGGAACTTCATCGCGTCAGTAAAAGCTTCAACGGACGCACCGTGCTGTCTGACATTCGTTTAACGTTAGAAAATAGCCGCCGCACGGCGATTGTCGGCCCGTCCGGTTCAGGAAAGACCACCCTGCTGCGCCTGATCGCCGGGTTCGAAAAGCCAGATACTGGCGTTATTACGCTAAACGGGCAAACGCTCTGCGATAACGGGCTGTCCATTCCTGGCCATCAGCGCGGAATCGGCTACGTTCCGCAGGACGGCGCGCTGTTCCCGCATCTCTGTATCGCAGACAACATCGCCTTTGGGCTAAAAGGCACAAAAGCGGAAAAACAAAAACGCGTAGATGAGCTGATGGCGCTGGTTTCCCTTCCCACACATTTACAGCGGCACTCGCCGCACGAAATTTCCGGTGGTCAACAGCAGCGTGTCGCACTGGCTCGCGCACTGGCGCAGCGCCCTGCATTGATGCTGCTGGATGAACCGTTTTCCGCCCTGGATACCGGACTGCGTGCCGCCACCCGTAAAACGGTGATGGACGTCTTGCAGCAGGCTAACGTAGCGTCGATTCTGGTGACCCACGATCAGGGGGAAGCGCTGTCTTTTGCCGATCGGGTCGTCGTGATGCGCGACGGTCAGCTGTCGCAATCGGGTTCGCCATGGACGCTCTACCACCAGCCCAATAGTGAAGACATCGCCACCTTTCTCGGTGAAACGCTGATTCTCGACGCACAGATTGACAACGGTCAGGCTGATTGCCTGCTTGGGCGCATCACGGTGGATCATCCAGCCGTAAGCGGTCGGGCAAGAATCATGCTCAGGCCGGAGCAGATAACGCTTCAGGATACCGAAACAACGGGCACGACGCCCATTCGCGCCACCATCCGTAACGTCGAGTTTTCCGGCTTTGTCTCTACGCTGACGCTCTGCATCCACAACGCAGAAGCCGATGTCATTGAACTGAAAACCGTCAGCCACGCCGCTTTCACCCTCGGCCAACAGGTTAGCCTAAGCGTGACTGGTGCTGCACACGTTTTCAGTCAGTAA
- a CDS encoding sensor domain-containing diguanylate cyclase has product MKVSTRDRASHYQMPLQKLMIVFMLFIITTVVALNGWAVFNSHQQLIDSTERNAKNLSLSLARHAEDTFLQVDILLQDLQERIDKDGLSPAQIIRLGDILKNRKATLPQLHGIFIYDEKGEWLVNSGVAKPAQANNADREYFKYHQSNVSKDLHIGSVIQSRSTGDLIIPVSMRINKQDGSFNGVLLATLSLNYFKQYYGYYSMGNMDVLAILLSDGRILYGRPYDDSYINRNVSNGPLFSEHLKQSESGTATFISTLDHIERIYGYTKLKRYPIVIAAGFDLELVLSKWRTDSLVYGVITLILLFTITLLGLIVLRQIRMNLKNQIDLTIVRDELTSVNHTLQTLALFDGLTGLANRRQFDIFLQQTLMQVAETRQCMALIMMDVDAFKKYNDHYGHVAGDECLRKIGNILGNMPRRKEDLVARYGGEEFAIIITDTDKQGATTLAQRALDLVRAEKIPHEMTLFPEKIVTISAGVYVFCVDNPPPTAASVVDIADAALYRAKHSGKNRFEISE; this is encoded by the coding sequence ATGAAGGTCAGCACGCGCGACAGAGCCAGCCACTACCAGATGCCACTGCAAAAATTGATGATTGTATTTATGCTTTTCATCATCACCACTGTCGTGGCGCTGAACGGATGGGCGGTATTCAATTCTCACCAACAGCTTATTGATTCCACTGAACGAAACGCCAAAAATCTGTCGTTGTCGTTGGCACGCCATGCAGAAGATACTTTTTTACAAGTCGACATCCTGTTACAGGATTTACAAGAGCGTATCGACAAAGATGGCTTATCACCCGCACAAATAATCAGGCTCGGCGATATTTTAAAAAACAGAAAAGCCACGCTGCCACAGCTACACGGTATCTTTATCTATGATGAAAAAGGCGAGTGGCTGGTCAATTCCGGGGTCGCTAAACCCGCACAGGCTAACAACGCTGACAGAGAGTATTTCAAATATCATCAGAGCAATGTCAGCAAAGACTTGCACATCGGCAGCGTGATTCAAAGCCGCTCCACCGGTGATTTGATCATTCCAGTCTCCATGCGTATCAATAAGCAGGATGGCAGCTTTAACGGCGTGCTGCTCGCTACCCTCTCGTTGAACTATTTCAAACAGTATTATGGCTACTACTCCATGGGGAATATGGACGTACTCGCCATTCTGCTTTCTGATGGACGAATCCTGTACGGCCGCCCTTACGACGATTCGTACATTAACCGTAATGTGTCCAACGGCCCGCTGTTTTCAGAACACTTGAAACAGTCCGAAAGCGGAACGGCGACGTTTATCTCTACGCTCGACCACATCGAGCGGATTTACGGTTACACAAAATTAAAGCGTTACCCCATCGTCATCGCCGCGGGTTTCGATCTTGAATTGGTTCTCAGTAAATGGCGAACGGACAGTCTGGTCTACGGTGTCATTACGCTCATTCTGTTGTTCACTATTACCCTGCTCGGCCTGATCGTACTGCGGCAGATTCGCATGAATTTAAAAAATCAGATCGATTTAACCATCGTGCGTGATGAGCTGACGTCGGTTAACCACACCTTGCAAACGCTGGCATTGTTCGATGGCTTGACGGGCTTAGCCAACCGCCGTCAGTTCGACATTTTCTTGCAACAGACCTTAATGCAGGTTGCAGAAACACGGCAGTGCATGGCGCTGATCATGATGGATGTCGACGCCTTCAAGAAATATAACGATCACTATGGGCATGTGGCCGGCGATGAGTGCCTGCGCAAGATTGGTAACATTCTGGGTAATATGCCAAGACGTAAAGAAGATTTAGTCGCCCGCTATGGCGGTGAAGAGTTCGCCATCATCATAACCGATACCGACAAGCAAGGTGCCACTACGCTTGCTCAGCGTGCTCTGGATTTAGTACGCGCGGAAAAAATCCCACATGAAATGACGCTGTTCCCAGAGAAAATCGTCACCATTAGCGCTGGTGTCTATGTATTCTGCGTCGATAACCCACCACCAACAGCGGCATCCGTTGTCGATATTGCCGATGCCGCATTGTATCGTGCCAAACATAGCGGTAAAAATCGGTTCGAGATCAGTGAATAG
- the folD gene encoding bifunctional methylenetetrahydrofolate dehydrogenase/methenyltetrahydrofolate cyclohydrolase FolD codes for MAAKIIDGKTIAQQVKDEVAARVTQRLAEGKRAPGLAVVLVGDNPASQIYVASKRKVCEEVGFISRSYDLPITTTESELLAVIDQLNADQTIDGILVQLPLPEGIDNTKVIERIAPSKDVDGFHPYNVGRLCQRAPLLRACTPRGIITLLERYNIDTFGLNAVVVGASNIVGRPMSLELLLAGCTTTVTHRFTKNLRHHVENADLLVVAVGKPGFIPGEWIKPGAIVLDVGINRLESGKVVGDVEFETAQENASYISPVPGGVGPMTVATLIQNTLQACEEYHDHAE; via the coding sequence ATGGCAGCAAAGATTATTGATGGTAAAACGATTGCGCAGCAGGTCAAAGACGAAGTTGCCGCACGAGTCACGCAGCGTTTAGCTGAAGGAAAACGCGCGCCGGGTCTGGCTGTTGTACTGGTCGGCGATAATCCAGCGTCACAAATCTATGTCGCCAGCAAGCGTAAGGTATGTGAAGAAGTCGGTTTTATCTCCCGCTCTTATGATTTACCCATCACCACCACGGAATCAGAGCTGTTGGCGGTGATCGATCAGCTCAACGCCGACCAGACGATTGACGGTATTCTGGTTCAGCTTCCGCTGCCTGAAGGTATCGATAATACAAAGGTGATTGAACGTATCGCTCCAAGTAAAGATGTTGATGGCTTCCACCCTTACAACGTGGGTCGTCTGTGCCAACGCGCTCCACTGCTGCGCGCCTGTACGCCACGCGGCATCATCACGCTGCTGGAGCGTTACAATATAGACACCTTCGGGCTGAATGCCGTTGTGGTCGGCGCGTCCAATATTGTTGGCCGTCCGATGAGTCTGGAACTGTTGCTGGCGGGTTGTACCACCACCGTTACGCATCGTTTTACCAAAAATCTGCGCCACCATGTTGAGAACGCCGACCTATTGGTTGTCGCCGTGGGCAAGCCGGGCTTCATCCCTGGCGAATGGATCAAACCGGGCGCCATCGTGCTGGACGTGGGTATCAACCGTCTGGAAAGTGGTAAAGTGGTTGGCGATGTGGAATTTGAAACGGCACAGGAAAACGCGTCTTACATCAGCCCCGTACCGGGCGGCGTCGGCCCGATGACCGTTGCCACTCTGATTCAAAACACGCTACAGGCGTGCGAAGAGTATCATGACCACGCCGAATGA
- the ybcJ gene encoding ribosome-associated protein YbcJ: MATFNLEKHPHVELCDLLKLLGWSESGATAKLAIAAGNVTVDGQTETRKRCKIVAGQTVQFNGEKVTIAE; this comes from the coding sequence ATGGCAACCTTTAATCTTGAAAAACATCCGCACGTTGAACTGTGCGATCTCTTAAAATTGCTGGGTTGGAGTGAAAGTGGCGCAACAGCCAAACTGGCTATCGCCGCAGGCAACGTGACCGTTGACGGCCAGACGGAAACGCGCAAGCGCTGCAAAATCGTCGCCGGGCAAACCGTTCAGTTCAATGGCGAGAAGGTAACCATCGCCGAGTAA
- the cysS gene encoding cysteine--tRNA ligase → MLKIFNTLSRQKEEFKPIHAGQVGMYVCGITVYDLCHIGHGRTFVAFDVVARYLRYLGYSLKYVRNITDIDDKIIKRAIENGETSDQLTTRMIAEMHADFDALNILRPDAEPRATHHIADIIEMVETLIARRHAYVASNGDVMFSVDTASGYGVLSRQDLDQLQAGARVEITEVKRNPMDFVLWKMSKPGEPHWPSPWGEGRPGWHIECSAMNCKQLGEHFDIHGGGSDLMFPHHENEIAQSSCAHDGPYVNYWMHSGMVMVDREKMSKSLNNFFTVRDVLAYYDPETVRYFLMSGHYRSQLNYSEDNLKQSRAALERLYTALRGMDLSVAAHGGDEFEARFREAMDDDFNTPEAYSVLFDMAREVNRLKTEDVQAANQLASALRKLSGVLGLLEQDPEQFLQNGAQVDNDEVKEIEALIQQRKDARVAKDWALADQARDRLNEMGIVLEDGPQGTIWRRK, encoded by the coding sequence ATGCTAAAGATTTTTAATACGCTGAGTCGCCAAAAAGAGGAATTTAAACCTATCCACGCCGGGCAGGTGGGAATGTATGTGTGTGGCATCACCGTTTATGACCTGTGTCATATCGGTCACGGGCGTACTTTCGTGGCGTTTGATGTGGTGGCGCGGTATTTGCGGTATCTGGGATATTCACTGAAGTATGTGCGTAATATCACCGATATTGATGACAAAATTATTAAGCGTGCGATCGAAAATGGGGAAACCAGCGACCAACTGACGACTCGTATGATCGCAGAAATGCACGCTGATTTTGATGCCTTGAATATTCTGCGCCCGGATGCCGAGCCACGTGCGACGCACCATATTGCTGACATCATCGAAATGGTGGAAACACTGATTGCCCGCCGTCATGCCTATGTGGCGAGTAATGGCGATGTGATGTTCTCCGTTGATACTGCTTCGGGTTATGGTGTGCTGTCGCGTCAGGATCTGGATCAGTTGCAGGCTGGTGCGCGCGTTGAAATTACCGAGGTGAAGCGTAATCCGATGGACTTCGTGCTGTGGAAAATGTCCAAGCCGGGTGAGCCTCACTGGCCTTCTCCGTGGGGAGAAGGGCGTCCTGGTTGGCATATCGAATGTTCTGCCATGAACTGCAAGCAGCTCGGTGAACACTTTGATATTCACGGCGGTGGTTCAGATTTGATGTTCCCGCACCACGAAAACGAGATTGCACAATCCAGCTGCGCGCACGATGGTCCGTATGTGAATTACTGGATGCATTCCGGTATGGTGATGGTTGACCGCGAAAAGATGTCAAAATCACTCAACAATTTCTTCACCGTGCGCGATGTGTTGGCGTATTACGACCCGGAAACTGTGCGTTATTTCCTGATGTCAGGCCACTATCGTAGCCAACTGAACTACAGCGAAGATAATCTGAAACAGTCGCGTGCGGCGTTGGAGCGCCTGTATACCGCGTTGCGCGGCATGGATCTCAGCGTTGCGGCGCACGGTGGTGATGAATTTGAAGCCCGTTTCCGCGAAGCAATGGATGACGATTTCAACACGCCTGAAGCCTACTCCGTGCTGTTTGACATGGCGCGTGAAGTTAACCGCCTGAAAACGGAAGATGTGCAGGCGGCGAACCAGCTGGCATCGGCACTGCGTAAACTGTCTGGAGTGCTTGGCCTGTTGGAACAAGATCCTGAGCAGTTCCTGCAAAATGGTGCGCAGGTGGATAACGATGAAGTGAAAGAAATCGAAGCGTTAATCCAGCAGCGTAAAGATGCACGCGTGGCGAAAGACTGGGCGCTGGCCGATCAGGCACGCGATCGGTTAAACGAAATGGGAATTGTGCTGGAAGATGGCCCACAGGGAACGATTTGGCGCCGTAAGTAA
- a CDS encoding DoxX family protein, with amino-acid sequence MLGILDGVNRLLDKPDFGKLFLRVSFSVLMLFHGWHKVHGGIGAIEGMLAGAGLPAFIGYGVYVGEVITPLLMILGIFTRPAALIFSFTMVVATLLVHPDGFVTLAKSGAWGVEGTAVFFFAGIAIALLGSGKYSVMSNPRWR; translated from the coding sequence ATGCTGGGTATTCTGGATGGTGTTAATCGTTTATTAGACAAACCGGATTTTGGTAAGCTGTTTCTGCGCGTATCTTTCAGCGTTTTGATGCTGTTCCACGGTTGGCACAAAGTGCACGGCGGGATTGGTGCTATTGAAGGTATGCTTGCTGGTGCAGGGCTTCCTGCTTTCATTGGCTACGGCGTCTATGTCGGCGAAGTCATTACCCCGCTTCTGATGATTCTTGGGATTTTTACACGTCCTGCCGCGCTGATTTTCTCTTTCACGATGGTGGTGGCGACGTTACTGGTTCACCCGGATGGTTTTGTCACGCTGGCAAAATCCGGTGCCTGGGGTGTTGAAGGCACGGCCGTGTTCTTCTTTGCGGGTATCGCGATTGCCTTGCTGGGTAGTGGTAAATATTCTGTGATGTCGAATCCACGTTGGCGCTGA
- the ppiB gene encoding peptidylprolyl isomerase B — translation MITLHTNHGDIVINTFADKAPVTVENFLNYCRSGFYDNTIFHRVINGFMIQGGGFAPGMDQKETNATIKNEANNGLKNTRGTLAMARTNDPHSATAQFFINLVDNDFLNFRSERADGWGYCVFAEVTDGIDVVDKIKGVATGRSGMHQDVPKEDVVITHVTISE, via the coding sequence ATGATTACGCTTCATACCAATCACGGCGATATCGTTATTAATACGTTTGCAGACAAAGCGCCAGTTACCGTAGAAAATTTCCTGAACTACTGCCGCAGCGGTTTTTATGACAACACGATTTTTCACCGTGTCATTAATGGTTTTATGATTCAAGGCGGTGGCTTCGCTCCCGGTATGGATCAAAAAGAAACCAACGCGACAATCAAAAATGAAGCCAACAATGGCCTGAAAAATACGCGTGGCACGCTGGCAATGGCTCGTACTAACGATCCGCACTCTGCGACTGCCCAGTTCTTTATCAACCTCGTTGATAACGATTTCCTGAACTTCCGTTCAGAACGTGCCGATGGCTGGGGCTACTGCGTTTTCGCTGAAGTGACCGACGGCATAGACGTTGTTGATAAAATCAAAGGCGTGGCAACGGGTCGCAGCGGCATGCATCAGGACGTACCGAAAGAAGACGTGGTGATTACCCACGTAACGATCAGCGAATAA
- the lpxH gene encoding UDP-2,3-diacylglucosamine diphosphatase gives MATLFIADLHLSFHEPAITAGFLRFLRHDAIHADALYILGDLFDAWIGDDDPQPLHVTIAAELYALHERGIPCYFVHGNRDFLIGKRFAKQSGMTLLPTETVLDLYGQKILILHGDTLCTDDRHYQQFRRRVHNPVIQRLFLLLPLSLRMKIAAKMRATSQHENQNKSQQIMDVNHGAVLERLRHYQVETMIHGHTHRPAIHQVDLGESFGRRAVLGAWHKEGSMIKVTPQNIELISFPF, from the coding sequence ATGGCAACGCTGTTCATTGCCGATCTGCATTTAAGCTTTCATGAACCGGCGATTACCGCCGGTTTTCTGCGTTTTTTACGCCATGATGCGATTCATGCCGATGCGTTGTACATTCTGGGTGATCTGTTCGACGCCTGGATTGGTGACGATGATCCGCAACCGCTGCACGTGACCATCGCCGCTGAACTGTATGCCTTACATGAGCGCGGTATTCCCTGTTATTTCGTGCACGGTAATCGTGATTTTTTGATCGGTAAACGTTTCGCCAAACAAAGCGGAATGACGCTGCTGCCGACGGAAACCGTGCTTGATCTCTACGGCCAAAAGATTCTCATTCTGCACGGTGATACGTTGTGCACTGACGATCGGCATTACCAGCAATTCCGCCGTCGGGTACACAACCCAGTTATTCAGCGACTCTTCCTGCTATTACCGTTGTCATTACGTATGAAAATTGCGGCGAAGATGCGGGCCACCAGCCAGCACGAAAATCAAAATAAGTCGCAGCAGATTATGGATGTGAATCACGGCGCTGTACTTGAACGCTTGCGACATTATCAGGTGGAAACGATGATCCACGGTCACACTCACCGTCCGGCCATTCATCAGGTCGATCTCGGTGAATCTTTTGGTCGTCGTGCCGTTCTCGGTGCCTGGCATAAAGAAGGGTCGATGATTAAGGTCACACCACAAAATATCGAACTGATTTCCTTCCCATTTTAA
- the purE gene encoding 5-(carboxyamino)imidazole ribonucleotide mutase has product MSSNVAPAKIAIVMGSKSDWATMQFAAEILTTLSIPFHTEVVSAHRTPDKLFSFAEQAAKNGFDVIIAGAGGAAHLPGMLAAKTLVPVLGVPVQSSTLSGVDSLYSIVQMPRGIPVGTLAIGKAGAANAALLAAQILALHDNGIAGRLADWRQAQTDDVLSHPDPREEA; this is encoded by the coding sequence ATGTCATCCAACGTTGCCCCGGCTAAAATTGCCATCGTCATGGGTTCAAAGAGTGACTGGGCCACTATGCAGTTTGCTGCGGAAATCCTCACCACGCTGAGCATTCCTTTTCATACCGAAGTCGTTTCCGCACACCGGACGCCAGATAAGCTGTTCAGCTTCGCTGAGCAGGCGGCAAAAAATGGTTTTGATGTGATTATCGCAGGCGCAGGCGGCGCAGCACACCTACCGGGTATGCTGGCAGCAAAAACGCTGGTTCCGGTGCTTGGCGTACCAGTACAAAGTTCAACGCTGAGCGGTGTAGACAGCCTGTATTCCATCGTCCAAATGCCGCGAGGTATCCCGGTCGGCACATTGGCCATTGGCAAAGCGGGCGCGGCGAATGCGGCTCTGCTGGCCGCACAAATTCTCGCTCTGCATGATAATGGCATCGCTGGCCGACTGGCCGACTGGCGTCAGGCGCAAACTGATGATGTGCTCTCTCATCCCGATCCGCGGGAGGAGGCATGA
- the purK gene encoding 5-(carboxyamino)imidazole ribonucleotide synthase, giving the protein MKPVCVLGNGQLGRMLRQAGEPLGIAVYPVGLDAEPESVPFHNSVITAEIERWPETALTRELAGHTAFANRDIFPRLADRLTQKQLLDSLNLATAPWQLLASADEWPHVFASLGELAIVKRRVGGYDGRGQWRLRDGEQLTLPADCYGECIVEQGINFSGEVSLVGARNTHGKCVFYPLTHNLHQDGILRTSVAFPQPDPQLQQQAEQMLSAIMNALGYVGVMAMECFIVGDHLLINELAPRVHNSGHWTQNGASIGQFELHLRAILDLPLPVPVVETPSVMVNLIGTDVNIDWLALPLVHLHWYEKDVRPGRKVGHLNLPSSDIAQLRHTLQSLAPLLPEEYHSGLAWAEEKLTA; this is encoded by the coding sequence ATGAAACCGGTCTGCGTATTAGGCAATGGTCAATTGGGCAGAATGCTGCGTCAGGCTGGCGAACCGCTAGGCATTGCGGTTTATCCAGTGGGGCTGGATGCAGAGCCGGAATCGGTTCCGTTTCATAACAGTGTCATTACCGCCGAGATCGAACGTTGGCCGGAAACCGCCCTCACCCGTGAGTTAGCCGGGCACACGGCGTTTGCGAACCGCGACATTTTCCCACGTCTGGCCGATCGCCTGACGCAAAAGCAGCTGCTGGACTCGCTGAATCTGGCAACCGCGCCTTGGCAACTGCTGGCTAGTGCCGATGAATGGCCACACGTCTTCGCCTCATTAGGTGAACTCGCTATTGTTAAACGTCGCGTCGGCGGTTACGACGGCCGTGGACAATGGCGCTTGCGTGACGGCGAACAGCTGACGCTGCCTGCTGACTGCTACGGCGAGTGCATCGTTGAGCAAGGCATTAATTTTTCCGGCGAAGTCTCGCTGGTGGGTGCCCGCAATACGCATGGCAAGTGCGTGTTCTACCCGCTCACTCATAACCTGCATCAGGATGGCATTCTACGTACCAGCGTGGCTTTCCCTCAGCCCGATCCGCAGTTGCAGCAGCAGGCTGAACAGATGCTGTCTGCAATAATGAATGCACTGGGTTATGTGGGTGTGATGGCGATGGAATGCTTTATCGTCGGCGACCACCTGCTCATTAACGAGTTGGCTCCACGCGTACACAATAGCGGGCACTGGACGCAAAATGGCGCGTCGATCGGCCAGTTCGAGCTGCACCTGCGCGCTATTCTGGACCTGCCGCTGCCGGTACCGGTTGTCGAAACACCGTCGGTGATGGTCAACCTGATCGGCACTGACGTGAATATCGACTGGCTGGCGCTACCGCTAGTACATCTGCACTGGTATGAGAAAGACGTTCGTCCTGGCCGCAAAGTTGGACACCTCAATTTGCCGTCGTCGGACATCGCACAATTGCGGCACACGCTGCAATCGCTGGCGCCGCTATTACCAGAGGAATACCACAGCGGCTTGGCGTGGGCAGAAGAAAAACTCACTGCCTGA